A window of Pseudomonas putida genomic DNA:
GCCAGCAGCACGGCCGGGCCGGCCATCTGAATGGCCGAGGCGGAGCCGTAGAACAGCCCGGTACCGATGGCGGAACCGAGGGCCATGAAGCGGATGTGGCGGGCACTTAGCCCGCGTTTGAGACCTTGAGCTTGTTGCATGTCACGTCCTTAAATTGTTTTTGTGGTCGTGAGATCGAAGGGGCTGCCTTGCAGCCCTTTCGCAGCACAAGGCTGCTCCTACAAGGGAGCGCGTCGCCTTGCAGGAGCAGCCTTGTGCTGCGAATGGGCCGCACGGCGGCCCCAGGGGGCATTACAGGCTTGGCAGCACACCCGCCGGCAGCAGGCCAGTCAGGCTACCCTTGGCCAACAGTTCCACGGCCTTTTCGATGTCGGGCGCGAAGAAACGGTCACGATCGTAGTGCGGCACTTCGCTGCGCAGCGCCTGGCGCGCCTGCTCCAGCTTGGCCGAAGTCTTCAGGCCCTTGCGCAGGTCGAGGCCCTGGCAGGCGCCCAGCCACTCGATGGCCAGCACGCCACGGGTGTTTTCAGCCATTTCCCACAGGCGCTTGCCGGCAGCCGGGGCCATCGACACGTGGTCTTCCTGGTTGGCCGAGGTCGGCAGGCTGTCGACGCTGTGCGGGTGCGACAGAGCCTTGTTCTCGCTGGCCAGGGCAGCTGCCGTGACCTGGGCGATCATGAAGCCGGAGTTGACCCCGCCGTTCTCCACCAGGAACGGCGGCAGCTGGGACATGTGCTTGTCCATCATCAGCGAGATGCGGCGCTCGCTGAGCGAACCGATTTCGGCGATGGCCAAGGCGATGTTGTCGGCGGCCATGGCCACCGGCTCGGCGTGGAAGTTGCCACCGGAAATCACGTCACCTTCGGCCGCGAACACCAACGGGTTGTCCGACACGGCGTTGGCTTCGATGCCCAGTACCTCGGCAGCCTGGCGCAGCTGGGTCAGGCAGGCGCCCATGACCTGCGGCTGGCAGCGCAGCGAGTACGGGTCCTGGACCTTGTCGCAGTTCTTGTGCGACAGCGACACTTCGCTGGAGTCGCCCAGCAGGTCACGGAAGCAGGCAGCAGTGTCGATCTGGCCGCGCTGGCCACGCACTTCGTGGATGCGCGCATCGAACGGCGAGCGCGAGCCCAGTGCGGCTTCGACGCTCAGGCCAACCGCAGGCGATGGCGGCGGCGTACAGGTCTTCACCCTGGAACAGGCCACGCAGGGCATAGGCGGTGGACGCCTGGGTGCCGTTGAGCAGGGCCAGGCCCTCTTTGGCGGCCAGGGTCAGTGGCTCGAGGCCGGCGACCGCCAGGGCTTCGGTGGCCGGCAGCCACTGCCCTTTATAGCGGGCCTTGCCTTCACCCAGCAGCACCAGCGACATGTGCGCCAGCGGGGCGAGGTCGCCGGAAGCACCCACCGAGCCCTTCAGCGGGATGTGCGGGTAGACTTCGGCGTTGACCAGGGCGATCAGCGCGTCGATGACTTTGCGACGGATGCCGGAGAAGCCACGGCTGAGGCTGTTGATCTTCAGTACCATGATCAGCCGCACCAGGTCGTCATCCAGCGGCGCGCCGACACCGGCGGCGTGGGACAGCACCAGCGAGCGCTGCAGGTTTTCCAGGTCGTGGCTGGCGATGCGGGTCGAGGCCAGCAGGCCGAAACCGGTGTTGATGCCGTAGGCGGTACGGTCTTCGGCAATGATCTGTTCGACGCAGGCAACGCTGGCGTCGATGGCCGGCGCGGCGCTGGCGTCCAGTTGCAGGCGCACGGGCGCGGCGTGGATGGCGCGCAGCTGGGCCAGGGTCAGGGTGCCGGGCTTGAGGGTCAATTCGGTCACTTTACTACTCCAATCGCGTGGAGCCGCAGGCCCGTTTCTGGTGCCTGCGCGCCCCTTCTTGTTGTTCAGTATCACCCTTGTGGGGTGCGATCCAAAGCGTGGCGATCAGCCAGTGATCATTGGCAGGTCCAGGCCCTGCTCCTTGGCGCAATCGATGGCGATGTCGTAACCGGCATCGGCATGGCGCATTACACCGGTCCCCGGGTCGTTGGTCAGCACGCGGGCAATACGCTCGGCGGCTTCGTCGGTACCGTCGCAGACGATGACCATGCCCGAGTGCTGGGAGAAGCCCATGCCCACGCCACCACCGTGGTGCAGCGACACCCAGGTAGCACCGCCGGCGGTGTTCAGCAGGGCGTTGAGCAGCGGCCAGTCGGAAACAGCGTCGGAGCCGTCGCGCATGGCTTCGGTTTCACGGTTGGGGCTGGACACCGAACCGGAGTCCAGGTGGTCGCGGCCGATGACGACTGGCGCCGACAGCTCGCCGCTGCGGACCATTTCGTTGAACGCCAGGCCCAGCTTGGCGCGCAGACCCAGACCCACCCAGCAGATACGTGCCGGCAGGCCCTGGAAGCTGATGCGCTCGCGGGCCATGTCCAGCCAGCGGTGCAGGTGAGCGTCGTCGGGGATCAGTTCCTTGACCTTGGCGTCGGTCTTGTAGATGTCCTCGGCATCACCGGACAGCGCCGCCCAGCGGAACGGGCCGATGCCACGGCAGAACAGCGGACGGATGTAGGCCGGTACGAAGCCCGGGAAGTCGAAGGCATTGGCCACGCCCTCTTCCTTGGCCATCTGGCGGATGTTGTTGCCGTAGTCGAAGGTCGGGATGCCCTGCTTCTGGAAGTCGAGCATGGCTTGAACGTGCACGGCCATCGATTGCTTGGCAGCCTTGACCACTGCGGCCGGTTCGGTCTGCGCACGGTCGCGGTATTGCTCCCAGGTCCAGCCGGCAGGCAGGTAGCCGTTCAGTGGGTCGTGGGCACTGGTCTGGTCGGTGACCATGTCCGGGCGCACGCCACGCTTGACCAGCTCTGGCAGGATTTCGGCAGCGTTGCCGTGCAGGGCAATGGAGATGGCTTTGCCTTCCGCGGTGTACCTGGCGATGCGTGCCAGGGCGTCGTCGAGGTCGGTTGCCTGCTCGTCGACGTAACGGGTTTCCAGGCGGAAGTCGATGCGGCTCTGCTGGCATTCGATGTTCAGCGAGCAGGCGCCGGCCAGGGTGGCGGCCAGTGGCTGGGCGCCACCCATGCCGCCCAGGCCAGCGGTGAGAACCCACTTGCCTTTCAGGCTGCCGCCGTAATGCTGGCGACCGGCTTCGACGAAGGTTTCGTAGGTGCCCTGGACGATGCCCTGGCTGCCGATGTAGATCCAGCTGCCGGCGGTCATCTGGCCGTACATGGCCAGGCCCTTGGCGTCCAGTTCGTTGAAGTGTTCCCAGTTGGCCCAGTGCGGCACCAGGTTGGAGTTGGCGATCAGCACGCGCGGGGCGTTGCTGTGGGTCTTGAACACGCCAACCGGCTTGCCCGATTGCACCAGCAGGGTTTCATCGTCTTCCAGGCGGGTCAGTGTCTCGACGATCTTGTCGTAGCAGGCCCAGTTGCGCGCAGCGCGGCCGATGCCACCGTACACCACCAGTTCTTTCGGGTTTTCCGCGACCTGTGGATCGAGGTTGTTCATCAGCATGCGCAGTGGCGCTTCGGTCAGCCAGCTTTTGGCGGTCAGCTTGTTGCCACGTGGGGCACGGATTTCAACGTCACGGTATTTGTTGTTGTCGGTCACGGGAAAGGTCCTCTACGGTCGTCCGCGGGCGGGTATGTCGTGGTAGATATACAAACACACCTTTACTTGTATGTACAAGCATGGACAACCAAAATAATTGGACTGATCCGCTGAGCGGTTGAAAAAGCTGGGGCCGCTTTGCGGCCCTATCGCGACACAAGGCCGCTCCTACAGGGGACCACGTCAGCCAGGGCATACGCGGTCGCTGTAGGAGCGGCCTTGTGTCGCGATAGGGCTGCGCAGCAGCCCCGACTATCTCAACGTGAAACGAGTTCGATCAGGCAGCAGCGCCCCTGCACATCCAGCCCCAGCAACTGGTCATTACCCTCCAGTCGCAGGCAGTCATACAACCCCAGCCGCTGCGTCTCGCGCCCGGCAATGCCAACCTCGACCTGATTGCTGGCCGCAAACAGCAACACCGTCGAAGCCGAGCTGTACAAGCGACTGGTACCATCGAACCACTGCAACCGCGCCCGATAGCGCTGCGGTGCATAGATCAGGTTGAAATCGCGGATCGCCCCGCCCAGCAGCTTGCAACTGACCTGGCTCTCGCCGCTGAAGGCAAAGGCATCGAACGGCAGCAACGGCCGGCTGGCCTGGCCGTCGACCAGCAGGCGCATGCCGTCGCCCTGCAGCACGGTGATGATCCGCTGGTAGCCGGCGAAGGTGGAAAAGCCGCCGGACTCCTTGATATCGGCAATCGACAGGCGCCAGCCAAAGCCGTCCAGGCCCTCGCCATTGTCGCGGGTAATTTCTTCGGTGAAACCGCCACCGTTCTTCCAAGGCATGCGCGGGTAGCCCTGCGCACGCAACAACTGCAACTGACTCATTTACTGAAACGTCCTTCCAGGCGATGACGGGAACCGGGGTGGATCAGCCGCGCGGCGGTCACCGGCTGGCGGCCGGACCAGGTGCGACGGCGGATCAGCAGGCAAGGCTCGCCCCGCTCGATCTGCAACAGGCGGCATTCTTCCGGCTCGGCCAGGATGGCCTCGACCACGTGTTCACCCTCGGTCAGCGGCGCCACCTGCGACAGGTAGGCGTAAGGCGTCTGCCGGGTGAAGTCCTGCTTGAGGTAATCGGGGGCAATCGCCGCGTTGACGTAGCGGTCCTCGATCTGCACCGGCACGCCGTTCTCGAAATGCACGATCAGCGAGTGGAACACCCGCTGGCCTTCGCGCATGTCCAGGGCCAGGGCCCGCTCGGAACCGGCCGTTTCCTCGGTGAGGGTGATCACCTGGCAGCTATGCTGGTGGCCACGCGCAGTGATTTCGTCGGCAATGTTGTTGACCTCGAACAGCGCCGAACGGCCCTTGGGCTCGGCCACGAAGGTACCGACCCCTTGCATGCGTACCAGCAGGCCTTCGGCGGTAAGTTCGCGCAGGGCGCGGTTGATGGTCATGCGGCTGAAGCCCAGTTCGCTGACCAGCTCGCTCTCCGAGGGTACCCGGTGATGCGGCGGCCAGCTGCCGTTGTCGATCTGCTGGATGATCATCTGTTTGACCCGGGCGTACAGCGGCGCCGGGCCCTCGCCCATCTGGGCAACCAGCGCGGAGACAGGAGGTGTCGGCACGGCGTTGGATCCTTGTGCAAATGGAATGAGCGGTAGCTTGCCGCAGTTTACCCGGCAGGCAAACGCCTGTATATGTATATACAAGTTAACAATAACAGGATTTGCACCGATGTCCGCCTACTTCGCCGAACGCGCCCTGCTGCCCACAGGCTGGGCCAGCAATGTCCGCATCGAGGTCGCCAGCGATGGCCACGTGGCCCGCATCGAGCCGGGCGGTTCGGCCGAAGGCGCCGAGCGCCTGGCCGGCCCGCTGCTGCCGGGCATGCCCAACCTGCACTCGCATGCCTTCCAGCGCGCCATGGCGGGGCTGGCGGAAGTCGCCGGCAACCCCAACGACAGCTTCTGGACCTGGCGTGACCTGATGTACCGCCTGGTTGGCCAGATCAGCCCGGAACAGCTGCAGGTGATCGCCCGCCAGCTGTACATCGAGATGCTCAAGGCCGGCTACACCTCCGTGGCCGAATTCCACTACGTGCACCACGACCAGGCGGGCAAGGCCTATGCCGACCCGGCCGAACTGTCCCGCCGCATCAGCGCAGCCGCAGCCGGCAGCGGCATTGGCCTGACCTTGCTGCCGGTGCTGTACAGCCACGCCGGCTTCGGCGGCCAGGCGCCAAATGACGGGCAACGGCGCTTCATCAACTCCACCGAACAGTACCTGCAACTGCAAGCGCAACTGGCCCCGCTGCTGGCCGCGCAACCGGCGCAGCAACTGGGCTTGTGCTTCCACTCGCTGCGGGCGGTGACGCCCGGGCAGATTGTCGAGGTGCTGGCCGCCAGCGACAAGCAATGCCCTGTGCATATCCACATCGCCGAGCAGCAGAAGGAAGTCGACGACTGCCTGGCCTGGAGCGGCCTGCGCCCGTTGCAGTGGCTGTACGAGCATGTCGACGTCGACCCGCGCTGGTGCCTGGTGCACGCTACCCATGCCGAGCCGGATGAAGTCACCGCCATGGCTCGCAGCGGCGCGGTAGCCGGGCTGTGCCTGACCACCGAGGCCAACCTCGGCGACGGGATTTTCCCGGCAGTGGACTACCTGGCGCAGGGTGGGCGGATGGGCATTGGTTCGGACAGCCATGTATCGCTGAGCGTGGTGGAGGAGCTGCGCTGGCTGGAATATGGCCAGCGGCTGCGCGACCAGCGGCGCAACCGCCTGTATCGCGGCGACCAGCCGATGGTCGGGCGCACGCTGTATGACGCTGCGCTGGCGGGCGGTGCGCAGGCGCTGGGGCAGGCGGTCGGTGAGCTGGCCGTAGGCAAGCGCGCGGACTGGCTGGTGCTCGACGGCCAGGACCCTTACATCGCCATGGCCGATGGCGATGCCATTCTCAACCGCTGGCTGTTTGCCGGCGGCGATCGCCAGGTGCGCGATGTAATGGTCAATGGGCAGTGGGTGGTGCGCCAGGGGCGGCATGCGCAGGAAGAGCAAAGCGCGCGGGCGTTTGCCGAGGTGTTGCGCCAGCTTTTGGGGTAAGTGTATTGGGGCTGCTTTGCAGCCCTTCGCGGCGGTTCGGCGCCCCGACACGCCCGCTCCCACAGGTTCTGCGCTAAACCCTGTGGGAGCGGGCGTGTCGGGGCGCCGAACCGCCGCGAAGGGTTGCAAAGCAACCCCAGAAAATTCAGTGCCTCTTGACGATCTGTTGGTCCGATGCGCGCCAGATCAAGCGGCTGGTGTCATAGCCCTGCTGCCGCGCCTTGGACATCAGGTTCTCGCGCTCCCAGGCAGGTAGCGTCGGCGTGCGCGACAGGATCCACAGGTGCTTGCGGTCCGGGCTGCCGACCACCGCCGTGCGGTAGCGATCATCCACGTACAGAATCCAGTACTCGCCCCTGGCCACGCCAGGCACCAGCTTGGTGAACCAGTTATCGAACTCGATCCAGAGTTTGTCGGTGTGCCCCGGTTCCTGGATGTTCGCATGCCCTTCGGCGCGCAACCATTCGTCACCCATGGTGCGGCAGCGGTTGAGCACGCCGAGGCTACCATCGAGCCTGAGGTTGTAGTGCGCTTCGGACTGCTCGCAGCCGGTCTGATAGCGCATCGGCAGGCGCGCCAGCTCATACCACTTGCCCTGATAGCGCTTGAGGTCGATGTTGCCTGCAGTTTTCGGTGCCAGCGGGTCATGCACGGAGCCGGCACAACCGCCCAGCAGCAACGCCAGGCATACCCCCATCAGCAGATACAGACGTCTCATTTGAGACCCTGCCCTGAATACATCAGTACCTTGTCAGCCGCGTACTGCACGCTGATGAAGCTCTTCTCGTCCCCCCAGGTGCAGCTGCTCATGCCCAGTGCGCCAGAGCACTCGGTCGGCGTACCGAGCAGCTGCTCGACCTCGGCCTTGTTCATACCGGCCTTGATCTTGGAATAGTTTTCCTGGTTGATCTTGCTGCAGGCAGTCAGGACGACGCACAGCGACAACAGGGCGAGGGAACGCAACGACATGAAGGACACTCCTGAAGAGGGGATACAGGCGAGTGGCCTGCAGTGACCTTCGACGAAAAAAAGCCTCCCAGGTTCCCTGCCCTACCCCCTTTGCGCCTACACCATTGGTCGGATGGCCACTACTGTGCGATTAATCACAAAGCATTAATCACCCGCCCAATAAAAAAGCCGCCCCTACGCACTGTAGGAGCAGCCTTGTGCTGCGAAAGGGCCGGTAAGGTCAACAGGAATGCATGGGCCGCGAGGGCCTCTTCGCAGCGCAAGGCTGCTCCTGCAAAAAGCCGCCAGCGTGGCGTCAGAACCTGGACCCAGGCTCCAGCAAAAAATCCATCTCTTCGCTGGTGCTCGGCCGCTCCAGCACCAGATTGCGGTGCGGGAAGCGCCCGAACCGGGCAATCACCCGCTGGTGCTGCTCGGCATAGTCGAGGAAGCCTTCGAACAACCGGCGGTTGGCCTCAGGCTGCTCGTCCAGCAACAGCTGGTAGCGTTCGACGCACAGGTTCTGCCAGTCCAGCACTTCGGCATGCTCCAGTACCAGCAGCACGAACACCCGCTGGATCGGCAGCAACTGGTAATCCCAGTGTTTCTGCAAACCCTGCATCGCCACCACCTGGGCACGCCGGTCGCCCTCGAAGGCGCGCGGCGTGTCGCGGTAGATCATGCGTGGCAGCTGGTCCAGCAGGAGCAGCAGACCCAGCCAGCCCTGCGGGCTTTGCTGCCACTCGTCAAGCCCACCCGCCAGGGCATGCTCGACCAGATCGCCAAACAGCGCCTGGGCCTCGGCGTCATGATGCTTGCCGAACCACAGCGTGCTCTTCTCGTCAGCCACGGCCTGGGGACTGGTGCCCCAACCGAACCACCACTCCAGCAACGGCTGCCAAGGTGCGAGCATGACTTACTCCTTGTGGTAGGCGGTAACGCGCTCGACCTCTTCCTTCGAGCCGAGGATTACCGACACTCGCTGGTGCAGGCTTTCCGGCTTGATGTCGAGGATGCGATCGTAACCGTTGGTGGAAGCGCCGCCAGCCTGTTCGATGATGAACGACATCGGGTTGGCTTCGTACATCAGGCGCAGCTTGCCCGGCTTGCTCGGTTCGCGGGCGTCACGTGGGTACATGAACAGGCCGCCACGGGTCAGGATGCGGTGCACGTCGGCCACCATCGAGGCGATCCAGCGCATGTTGTAGTTCTTTTTCAGCGGGCCGGTCTCGCCTGCCAGCAGTTCGCCCACGTAACGCTGAACCGGGGCTTCCCAGTGGCGCTGGTTGGACATGTTGATGGCGAACTCGGCGGTGCTTTCCGGTACGCGGATGTTTTCATGGGTGAGGACGAAGCTGCCCAGTTCGCGGTCCAGGGTGAAGCCCTTGACGCCGTTGCCCAGGGTCAGGATCAGCATGGTCTGCGGGCCATAGATGGCGTAACCGGCGGCGACCTGCTGGGTGCCTGGCTGCAGGAAGGCATTTTCGTTCAGGGTTTCGTTCTGGCTCAGGTACTCGTTAGGGCAACGCAGTACCGAGAAGATGGTGCCGACCGAAACGTTGACGTCGATGTTGGACGAGCCATCCAGCGGGTCGAAGACCAGCAGGTAGGCGCCTTTCGGGTACTTGCCCGGGATCTGGTAGGCGTTGTCCATTTCTTCGGAAGCCATGCCGGCCAGGTGGCCGCCCCACTCGTTGGCTTCCAGCAGGATATCGTTGGAAATCACGTCCAGTTTCTTCTGGACTTCGCCCTGCACGTTTTCAGTGCCCATGCTGCCCAGTACACCGCCGAGGGCGCCTTTGGACACGTGATGGCTGATTTCCTTGCACGCACGCGCCACCACCTCGATCAGGAAGCGCAGATCGGCAGGGGTATTGTTGCTGCGGGTCTGCTCAATCAGATAGCGACTCAGGGTAACGCGGGACATGTATGGCTCCGAAAGGATTGGGGGATAAAAAACCCACGCAGTTTACAGGGAGAGTTGCGGGCTAGCGAGTGATGAGACTCGCCACGGCTCTCAGACGGCACAATAGGTCGGTAGTTCAGCGCGCGCCAGGCCGGTGGTCTGGTTGTGGGCCCATTCGCGGGCACGCCCGCTCCCACAGGGATTGCACAGCCTTCGAAACCTGTGCAGTCCCTGTGGGAGCGGGCGTGCCCGCGAAGAGGCCGGAACAGACTTACATCAATCCAGAGCCTTCCAGATCTCGCTGGCATACTCCCGAATGGTCCGGTCCGACGAGAACCAACCCATCCGCGCAGTGTTCAGCACCGCCATGCGCCACCACTCCTGCGGCTTGTGCCACAGGTCCTCGACCCGCTGCTGGGCATCCCAGTAGGCATCGAAGTCGGCGCACACCAGGAAGCGGTCATAGGCCACCAGCCCGTCGATCAAGGCGCTGTAGCGCGAAGGATCATCCGGCGAGAACACCCCGCTGCGAATGGCCTGCAGCACATCATTCAGGCGACTCGATGCGGCAATTGCCGCCGTCGCACCGAAGTCCCCGGCGCGGCGCCGCGCTTCCACCTGCTGCGCGGTAAGGCCGAAGATGAACATGTTGTCGGCACCGACCTGCTCGCTCATTTCCACGTTGGCACCATCCAGGGTGCCGATGGTCAGCGCGCCGTTGAGGCCGAACTTCATGTTGCTGGTGCCGGAAGCTTCGTAACCAGCGGTGGAAATCTGCTCCGAAAGGTCTGCCGCAGGGATGATGCTTTCGGCCAGGCTGACGTTGTAATTGGGCAGGAACACCACCTTCAGCAGGCCGCGCACGGTCGGGTCGTTGTTCACCACCCGAGCGATGTCGTTGGCCAGCTTGATGATCAGCTTGGCCTGGTGATAGCTGGCCGCGGCCTTGCCGGCGAAAATCTTCACCCGCGGCACCCAGTCGGTACCGGGGTCGTTGCGCATGGCCTGGTACAGCGCCACGGTATGCAGCAGGTTGAGCAATTGGCGTTTGTACTCGTGAATGCGCTTGACCTGCACATCGAACAACGCCTCGGGGTTTACCGTGACGCCCAGGCGGTCCTGGATGATGCTGGCCAAGGCTCGCTTGCTGTGCAGGCGCTGCGCGGCGAACTGTTTGCGGAAGCCGCTCTTGTCGGCGAACGGCACCAGATTGGCCAGACGCCCTTCGGGGTCATCCAGCAGCTCCGGTCCCAGCGCCTCTACCAGCATCGCGGTCAGTTGCGGGTTGGACTGGTACAGCCAGCGGCGGAAGGTAATGCCGTTGGTCTTGTTGTTGATCCGTTGCGGGTACAGCTTGTGCAACTCGGCGAATACCGTGCTTTTCATCAGCTTGCTGTGCAGCGCGGATACACCGTTGACACTGTGCGAGCCGAGGAAAGCCAGGTTGCCCATGCGCACCCGGCGGCCGTTGTCTTCTTCGATCAAAGACACGGCCCGCAGCACATCGAAGTCGTGCAGGCCTTTCGCCCGCAGCGCGTCGATATGGTAGGCGTTGATCAGGTAGATGATCTGCATGTGCCGCGGCAGCATGCGCTCCATCAACGCCACCGGCCAGGTTTCCAGGGCTTCGGGCAGCAAGGTGTGGTTGGTGTAGGCCAACGTGCCGACAGTCAGCTCCCAGGCGGTATCCCAAGGAATTTCATGCTGGTCGACCAGCAGGCGCATCAGCTCGGCCACGGCGATCGACGGGTGGGTATCGTTGAGCTGGATGGCCGCCGCATCCGGCAGGTTGAGCAGGTTGTCATGCATGTTCAGGTGGCGGCGCAGCAGGTCCTGCAGCGAAGCCGAGACAAAAAAGTATTCCTGGCGCAGGCGCAGTTCCTGGCCCGCCTCGGTGCTGTCGGCCGGGTACAGCACCCGCGAAATGCTCTCGGCCCGTGCCACCTCGGCCACCGCGCCCAGGTGGTCGCCGGCGTTGAAGCGCTCCAGATGCAGC
This region includes:
- a CDS encoding DUF924 family protein — protein: MLAPWQPLLEWWFGWGTSPQAVADEKSTLWFGKHHDAEAQALFGDLVEHALAGGLDEWQQSPQGWLGLLLLLDQLPRMIYRDTPRAFEGDRRAQVVAMQGLQKHWDYQLLPIQRVFVLLVLEHAEVLDWQNLCVERYQLLLDEQPEANRRLFEGFLDYAEQHQRVIARFGRFPHRNLVLERPSTSEEMDFLLEPGSRF
- the hutU gene encoding urocanate hydratase encodes the protein MTDNNKYRDVEIRAPRGNKLTAKSWLTEAPLRMLMNNLDPQVAENPKELVVYGGIGRAARNWACYDKIVETLTRLEDDETLLVQSGKPVGVFKTHSNAPRVLIANSNLVPHWANWEHFNELDAKGLAMYGQMTAGSWIYIGSQGIVQGTYETFVEAGRQHYGGSLKGKWVLTAGLGGMGGAQPLAATLAGACSLNIECQQSRIDFRLETRYVDEQATDLDDALARIARYTAEGKAISIALHGNAAEILPELVKRGVRPDMVTDQTSAHDPLNGYLPAGWTWEQYRDRAQTEPAAVVKAAKQSMAVHVQAMLDFQKQGIPTFDYGNNIRQMAKEEGVANAFDFPGFVPAYIRPLFCRGIGPFRWAALSGDAEDIYKTDAKVKELIPDDAHLHRWLDMARERISFQGLPARICWVGLGLRAKLGLAFNEMVRSGELSAPVVIGRDHLDSGSVSSPNRETEAMRDGSDAVSDWPLLNALLNTAGGATWVSLHHGGGVGMGFSQHSGMVIVCDGTDEAAERIARVLTNDPGTGVMRHADAGYDIAIDCAKEQGLDLPMITG
- the bamE gene encoding outer membrane protein assembly factor BamE; protein product: MSLRSLALLSLCVVLTACSKINQENYSKIKAGMNKAEVEQLLGTPTECSGALGMSSCTWGDEKSFISVQYAADKVLMYSGQGLK
- a CDS encoding formimidoylglutamate deiminase encodes the protein MSAYFAERALLPTGWASNVRIEVASDGHVARIEPGGSAEGAERLAGPLLPGMPNLHSHAFQRAMAGLAEVAGNPNDSFWTWRDLMYRLVGQISPEQLQVIARQLYIEMLKAGYTSVAEFHYVHHDQAGKAYADPAELSRRISAAAAGSGIGLTLLPVLYSHAGFGGQAPNDGQRRFINSTEQYLQLQAQLAPLLAAQPAQQLGLCFHSLRAVTPGQIVEVLAASDKQCPVHIHIAEQQKEVDDCLAWSGLRPLQWLYEHVDVDPRWCLVHATHAEPDEVTAMARSGAVAGLCLTTEANLGDGIFPAVDYLAQGGRMGIGSDSHVSLSVVEELRWLEYGQRLRDQRRNRLYRGDQPMVGRTLYDAALAGGAQALGQAVGELAVGKRADWLVLDGQDPYIAMADGDAILNRWLFAGGDRQVRDVMVNGQWVVRQGRHAQEEQSARAFAEVLRQLLG
- a CDS encoding glycogen/starch/alpha-glucan phosphorylase, giving the protein MSQEPKARDAEVAEFRAAVLDKLTYAVGKDPEHAFDHDWFEAIALAARDHMVDHWMDHTRQAYRRSQKRVYYLSLEFLIGRLLYDSLSNLGLLDIARDALEGLDVDLERIRLLEPDAALGNGGLGRLAACFMESMSTLGIAAHGYGIRYEHGLFRQAMVDGWQQEQTENWLDFGNPWEFERAEVIYPISFGGSVETVHDTHGQQRQVWWPGETVRAVAYDTPVVGWRGASVNTLRLWRARALEELHLERFNAGDHLGAVAEVARAESISRVLYPADSTEAGQELRLRQEYFFVSASLQDLLRRHLNMHDNLLNLPDAAAIQLNDTHPSIAVAELMRLLVDQHEIPWDTAWELTVGTLAYTNHTLLPEALETWPVALMERMLPRHMQIIYLINAYHIDALRAKGLHDFDVLRAVSLIEEDNGRRVRMGNLAFLGSHSVNGVSALHSKLMKSTVFAELHKLYPQRINNKTNGITFRRWLYQSNPQLTAMLVEALGPELLDDPEGRLANLVPFADKSGFRKQFAAQRLHSKRALASIIQDRLGVTVNPEALFDVQVKRIHEYKRQLLNLLHTVALYQAMRNDPGTDWVPRVKIFAGKAAASYHQAKLIIKLANDIARVVNNDPTVRGLLKVVFLPNYNVSLAESIIPAADLSEQISTAGYEASGTSNMKFGLNGALTIGTLDGANVEMSEQVGADNMFIFGLTAQQVEARRRAGDFGATAAIAASSRLNDVLQAIRSGVFSPDDPSRYSALIDGLVAYDRFLVCADFDAYWDAQQRVEDLWHKPQEWWRMAVLNTARMGWFSSDRTIREYASEIWKALD
- a CDS encoding HutD family protein; amino-acid sequence: MSQLQLLRAQGYPRMPWKNGGGFTEEITRDNGEGLDGFGWRLSIADIKESGGFSTFAGYQRIITVLQGDGMRLLVDGQASRPLLPFDAFAFSGESQVSCKLLGGAIRDFNLIYAPQRYRARLQWFDGTSRLYSSASTVLLFAASNQVEVGIAGRETQRLGLYDCLRLEGNDQLLGLDVQGRCCLIELVSR
- the hutC gene encoding histidine utilization repressor; translation: MGEGPAPLYARVKQMIIQQIDNGSWPPHHRVPSESELVSELGFSRMTINRALRELTAEGLLVRMQGVGTFVAEPKGRSALFEVNNIADEITARGHQHSCQVITLTEETAGSERALALDMREGQRVFHSLIVHFENGVPVQIEDRYVNAAIAPDYLKQDFTRQTPYAYLSQVAPLTEGEHVVEAILAEPEECRLLQIERGEPCLLIRRRTWSGRQPVTAARLIHPGSRHRLEGRFSK
- a CDS encoding class 1 fructose-bisphosphatase → MSRVTLSRYLIEQTRSNNTPADLRFLIEVVARACKEISHHVSKGALGGVLGSMGTENVQGEVQKKLDVISNDILLEANEWGGHLAGMASEEMDNAYQIPGKYPKGAYLLVFDPLDGSSNIDVNVSVGTIFSVLRCPNEYLSQNETLNENAFLQPGTQQVAAGYAIYGPQTMLILTLGNGVKGFTLDRELGSFVLTHENIRVPESTAEFAINMSNQRHWEAPVQRYVGELLAGETGPLKKNYNMRWIASMVADVHRILTRGGLFMYPRDAREPSKPGKLRLMYEANPMSFIIEQAGGASTNGYDRILDIKPESLHQRVSVILGSKEEVERVTAYHKE
- a CDS encoding lipocalin family protein — translated: MRRLYLLMGVCLALLLGGCAGSVHDPLAPKTAGNIDLKRYQGKWYELARLPMRYQTGCEQSEAHYNLRLDGSLGVLNRCRTMGDEWLRAEGHANIQEPGHTDKLWIEFDNWFTKLVPGVARGEYWILYVDDRYRTAVVGSPDRKHLWILSRTPTLPAWERENLMSKARQQGYDTSRLIWRASDQQIVKRH